One segment of Natronosalvus halobius DNA contains the following:
- a CDS encoding VOC family protein, which yields MSGIVFFGTESLEPIVDFYVEDIGAERWLKQPDCTILTYDNLLLGFCARESAETDGTITFVFDTANEVDAMYDRLAGRALGEPVENDRYRIYQFFAEDPEGRTLEFQTFRHETDSL from the coding sequence CGCTCGAGCCGATCGTCGACTTTTACGTCGAGGATATCGGCGCAGAACGGTGGCTCAAACAGCCCGATTGCACGATCCTCACCTACGACAATCTTCTGCTCGGATTCTGTGCTCGCGAGAGCGCCGAAACGGACGGCACGATCACGTTCGTCTTCGACACCGCGAACGAGGTCGACGCGATGTACGACCGCCTTGCGGGTCGGGCGCTCGGCGAACCGGTCGAGAACGACCGCTATCGAATCTACCAGTTCTTCGCCGAGGATCCGGAGGGACGGACGCTCGAGTTTCAGACGTTTCGCCACGAGACTGATTCGCTGTAA
- a CDS encoding ABC transporter ATP-binding protein: MAHESLLTSTADDRLADAPPTSDVILELEGVAKHYGSEAVIDDLSLTVQDGEILTLLGPSGCGKTTTLRLIAGLERPNGGEIRLDGTSVAGNGSFVPPEDRGVGIVFQEFALFPHLTARENVAFGLTDWPTAEREARVDELLALVNLSEHDDDYPEELSGGQQQRVALARSLAPEPEMLLLDEPFSNLDVDLRVEMREEVRRIIKETGVTAVSVTHDQEEALSVSDRVAVMNDGDLEQIDEPERVFQHPKSRFVAGFLGHASFLSGTVRGDHVSTALGRVLRADVDGLVAEYDGTDIDLLLRPDDVTAYPASGPEADGTVVYRRYLGPTILYRVELDDGETIECMHNHSDRIDLDERVAVRVTADHDLAWFPADQRVDAVESGVESEATSSSAD, translated from the coding sequence ATGGCTCACGAATCTCTGCTCACATCGACGGCCGACGACCGACTCGCGGACGCACCGCCGACCAGCGACGTCATCCTCGAACTCGAGGGCGTCGCGAAGCACTACGGCTCCGAGGCGGTCATCGACGACCTCTCACTCACCGTCCAGGACGGCGAAATTCTGACTCTCCTCGGGCCGTCCGGGTGCGGAAAGACGACGACGCTCCGACTCATCGCGGGCCTCGAGCGACCGAACGGCGGGGAGATTCGCCTCGACGGGACGTCCGTGGCCGGGAACGGGTCGTTCGTTCCGCCGGAAGACCGCGGCGTCGGCATCGTATTCCAGGAGTTCGCGCTCTTTCCGCACCTGACGGCCAGGGAGAACGTCGCGTTCGGGCTCACCGACTGGCCCACGGCCGAAAGGGAGGCCCGCGTCGACGAATTGCTCGCTCTCGTGAACCTGAGCGAACACGACGACGACTATCCCGAGGAACTCTCCGGCGGCCAGCAACAGCGAGTCGCACTGGCTCGCTCGCTCGCTCCCGAACCCGAGATGTTACTCCTGGACGAGCCGTTCTCGAACCTCGACGTCGACCTCCGCGTCGAGATGCGCGAGGAGGTTCGCCGAATCATCAAGGAAACCGGCGTGACGGCCGTCTCGGTCACCCACGACCAGGAGGAGGCGCTCTCGGTGTCAGACCGGGTGGCCGTCATGAACGACGGCGATCTGGAGCAGATCGACGAACCCGAACGCGTCTTCCAGCACCCCAAGTCGCGGTTCGTTGCGGGCTTTCTCGGGCACGCGAGCTTCCTGTCGGGAACCGTCCGCGGCGACCACGTCTCGACGGCCCTGGGTCGCGTCCTGCGAGCGGACGTCGACGGCCTCGTCGCCGAGTACGACGGGACCGACATCGACCTCCTCCTGCGCCCCGACGACGTAACGGCTTACCCCGCAAGCGGCCCCGAGGCCGACGGGACGGTCGTCTACCGGCGCTACCTCGGCCCGACGATCCTCTACCGTGTCGAACTCGACGACGGCGAGACCATCGAGTGTATGCACAACCACTCGGATCGGATCGACCTGGACGAGCGCGTCGCCGTCAGGGTGACCGCCGACCACGACCTGGCGTGGTTCCCCGCCGACCAGCGCGTCGACGCCGTCGAATCGGGCGTCGAGAGCGAGGCGACCTCGAGTTCGGCCGATTGA
- a CDS encoding DUF5793 family protein, whose product MKREHFTLSASNVDWIETDSDPKKPAVTIDCTGPATLLRDRLTDPDGEPLEAGQTDAALRLQGPVDAEDTDGVVSVTNRVTGEFVLELNVPAQDVLQFIRAARGYGEGTTDDGGRYHVTITLDGEPFVEYDKRTFLVYDDDGDLLRHRSLIPSGVEL is encoded by the coding sequence ATGAAGCGCGAGCACTTCACGCTATCTGCCAGCAACGTCGACTGGATCGAGACCGACAGCGACCCGAAGAAACCTGCCGTAACGATCGACTGTACCGGTCCAGCGACACTTCTCCGAGATCGTCTTACTGACCCCGATGGCGAGCCACTCGAGGCTGGCCAGACGGATGCCGCGCTTCGACTCCAGGGTCCAGTCGATGCCGAGGATACCGACGGCGTCGTCAGCGTCACGAACCGCGTGACCGGCGAGTTCGTTCTCGAACTCAACGTCCCTGCCCAGGACGTCCTCCAGTTCATCCGGGCCGCCCGTGGCTACGGCGAGGGAACGACCGACGACGGCGGGCGCTACCACGTCACGATCACCCTCGACGGCGAACCGTTCGTCGAGTACGACAAACGCACGTTTCTCGTCTACGACGACGACGGCGACCTGCTCCGACACCGGAGCCTGATCCCGAGCGGCGTCGAACTGTAG
- a CDS encoding type II/IV secretion system ATPase subunit has product MEPHSDTDAAAELDTTADTTENAKVPASNPSSATDANERSDGDGPTAASVQDAGTNENAGTNENAGTDEIPSAVDDDTTIPPDSTLESTFDQIRRTLRRVVEVLQGSHIDVTAYDPAAHGPLVTFDDADGLEEVDRYWVNAPFSFVVVQYDEAANHHRYRTVEPTLTDEERLVLETLLEDVRDPLLYRQTDEDEDVETLLRSTVREYLERYGAEVDMATFYRLFYYIFRDFRGYGRLDPIMHDPHVEDVSCDGYDLPIFVYHDQYTDVQTDVSFGEDELDRFVVRLAQHSGRHISIGDPMVETTLEDGSRAELALGTEVTPRGSAFTIRKYADEPLTPVDLVRYGTFSVEQMAYLWLAIEHNKSLLFAGGTASGKTTSMNAISMFVPPRSKVLTIEDTRELQLHHDNWLSSVTRERVHEGKNVTMYDLLRSALRHRPEYIVVGEVRGEEAITLFQAMNTGHTTYSTMHADSVQTVINRLENEPINVPRAMVQSLDILSVQTLTRLGGERVRRNKVLAEIEGIDQRTGELDYSTAYSWDGETDTFTAETSHVVAEIQHERGWTQRELLTERRNRERFLEYALEHEISDYRRFTALVNEYYADQERVLERIEDASESDGLDGLETSETGTGELDGVDGSTSGETETGESTNDADATPPKRAGDSLETE; this is encoded by the coding sequence ATGGAACCACACAGCGACACCGATGCGGCAGCCGAACTCGACACCACCGCGGACACTACCGAGAACGCGAAGGTCCCCGCGAGTAACCCGTCGTCGGCAACCGACGCGAACGAGAGGAGCGACGGCGACGGTCCAACGGCTGCAAGCGTCCAGGACGCCGGAACCAACGAGAACGCCGGAACCAACGAGAACGCCGGAACCGACGAAATCCCCTCGGCCGTCGATGACGACACGACGATCCCTCCCGACTCGACCCTCGAGTCCACCTTCGACCAGATTCGACGAACGCTGCGTCGAGTGGTCGAGGTGCTACAGGGCTCGCACATCGACGTGACGGCCTACGACCCTGCCGCGCACGGCCCGCTCGTCACGTTCGACGACGCTGACGGGCTCGAGGAGGTCGACCGCTACTGGGTGAACGCCCCCTTCTCGTTCGTCGTGGTTCAGTACGACGAGGCGGCTAACCACCACCGCTACCGGACGGTCGAACCCACGCTCACCGACGAGGAGCGACTCGTGCTCGAGACGCTCCTCGAGGACGTGCGCGATCCGCTGCTCTACCGACAGACCGACGAGGACGAAGACGTCGAGACGCTGCTTCGATCCACCGTCCGCGAGTACCTCGAGCGCTACGGCGCGGAGGTCGATATGGCGACGTTCTACCGCCTCTTTTACTACATATTCAGGGACTTTCGAGGCTACGGGCGACTCGACCCGATCATGCACGACCCGCACGTCGAAGACGTCTCCTGTGACGGGTACGATCTCCCCATCTTCGTCTACCACGATCAGTACACGGACGTCCAGACGGACGTTAGCTTCGGCGAGGACGAACTCGATCGGTTCGTCGTCCGTCTCGCCCAGCACTCCGGGCGCCACATCTCCATCGGCGACCCGATGGTCGAGACGACCCTCGAGGACGGCTCCCGGGCCGAACTCGCCCTCGGGACGGAGGTCACGCCACGCGGATCGGCGTTCACCATCCGGAAGTACGCCGACGAACCGCTCACGCCGGTCGACCTCGTCCGGTACGGAACGTTTAGCGTCGAGCAGATGGCCTACCTCTGGCTAGCCATCGAGCACAACAAAAGCCTGCTCTTCGCCGGCGGGACCGCCTCGGGGAAGACGACGAGCATGAACGCCATCTCGATGTTCGTCCCGCCGCGCTCGAAGGTCCTCACCATCGAGGACACCCGCGAACTTCAGTTACACCACGACAACTGGCTCTCCTCGGTCACTCGCGAGCGCGTTCACGAGGGGAAGAACGTCACCATGTACGACCTCCTGCGGTCGGCGCTTCGCCACCGCCCCGAGTACATCGTCGTGGGGGAGGTTCGCGGCGAGGAGGCCATCACGCTCTTCCAGGCGATGAACACCGGCCACACGACCTACTCGACGATGCACGCTGACTCCGTGCAGACGGTCATCAACCGCCTCGAGAACGAGCCGATCAACGTCCCCCGAGCGATGGTCCAGAGCCTGGACATCCTCTCGGTGCAGACGCTCACCAGGCTCGGCGGCGAGCGCGTTCGGCGGAACAAGGTCCTCGCAGAGATCGAGGGCATCGACCAACGAACGGGCGAGCTGGACTACTCGACGGCCTACTCCTGGGACGGCGAGACGGACACGTTCACCGCCGAAACCAGCCACGTCGTGGCCGAGATTCAACACGAACGCGGCTGGACCCAGCGGGAACTCCTGACCGAACGACGCAACCGGGAACGATTCCTCGAGTACGCGCTCGAACACGAGATTTCGGACTACCGACGATTCACGGCGCTCGTTAACGAGTACTACGCCGACCAGGAACGCGTGCTCGAGCGGATCGAGGACGCGAGCGAGAGCGACGGACTCGACGGACTCGAGACAAGTGAAACCGGGACCGGCGAACTCGACGGAGTCGACGGAAGCACGAGCGGCGAAACCGAGACCGGCGAAAGCACGAACGACGCGGACGCGACACCGCCGAAGCGAGCGGGTGACTCGCTCGAAACGGAGTGA
- a CDS encoding type II secretion system F family protein, whose product MTRANFLPLAFAVVLCSPILLAAVNRGVDTLLARTADRLFGPYVEEFRSEHPGRQDALRAAHIPTTYREYGAKSLLYAGLLAVVGSILGIYVSWGLLLVLSIEPAVMREQLPGALSFLANVAGIPTLSALELFGLLLVSCLTLGVLAGVGTYWFRWWYPGYVADNRARRIEYTLPSTVAFIYALSQSGMEFPTVVRIVAAHDDTYGEAASEFRVAVRNMDTFGTDVITALQTMSRRSPSPQFREFSENLISVLKSGHSLSSFLERQYHDYQEESESQQERMLDLLGTLAESYVTVLVAGPLFLITILFVIGISVGDTLGPLQVLIYVILPFGNLAFIVYLSMVTDSVNPGRTIDEGDVDDPGPYQQALARTDGGLQNDTSPNVERIHIYRRLRAVRERLGSPLETLLDRPARSLLVTGPIALGLIAWRLPEATTKAGIDAAVIDDVLVVAGLLVGTTFAVLYAIHRRRIDAVEAAIPDFLDRLASVNEAGVALVSAIGRLRDSDLGALDVELERIWADVQWGAELETALVRFGIRVRTRAASRVVTLLTEAMNASGNLATVLRIAARQAAADRRLKRARQQAMLEYMVVVYISFLVFLFIIAVLAGYMLPTLQAAAVEGGSESLESSQVDGLSGLDNVDAATYTLLFYHATLIQGALSGLIAGQLSTGDVKAGVKHAVAMVALSFVLFAVVI is encoded by the coding sequence ATGACCCGCGCAAACTTCCTCCCGCTCGCGTTCGCGGTCGTCCTCTGTTCGCCGATCCTGCTCGCGGCCGTCAACCGGGGGGTCGATACGCTCCTCGCCCGGACGGCGGATCGGCTCTTCGGCCCCTACGTCGAGGAGTTCAGGTCCGAACACCCCGGGAGACAGGACGCGCTTCGAGCGGCACACATCCCGACCACCTACCGCGAGTACGGGGCGAAGTCGCTCCTCTACGCCGGCCTGCTCGCCGTCGTCGGCAGTATTCTCGGCATCTACGTCAGCTGGGGACTTCTCCTCGTCCTCTCGATCGAACCCGCGGTGATGCGCGAGCAACTGCCGGGTGCCCTCTCCTTTCTCGCGAACGTCGCCGGCATCCCGACGCTCTCGGCACTCGAGCTATTCGGGCTCTTACTCGTCTCCTGTCTGACCCTCGGCGTGCTCGCCGGCGTCGGCACCTACTGGTTTCGGTGGTGGTACCCGGGCTACGTCGCCGATAACCGGGCACGACGGATCGAGTACACCCTGCCGTCGACCGTCGCGTTCATTTACGCCCTCTCACAGAGCGGGATGGAGTTTCCGACGGTCGTTCGTATCGTCGCCGCGCACGACGACACCTACGGGGAGGCCGCGAGCGAGTTTCGCGTCGCCGTCCGGAACATGGACACCTTCGGCACGGACGTGATCACGGCGCTGCAGACGATGAGCCGACGTTCCCCGAGCCCCCAGTTTCGGGAGTTCTCTGAGAACCTGATCAGCGTCCTCAAGAGCGGCCACAGCCTCTCGTCGTTCCTCGAGCGCCAGTACCACGACTACCAGGAGGAGTCGGAGTCCCAGCAAGAACGTATGCTCGACTTGCTCGGCACGCTCGCGGAATCGTACGTCACCGTCCTGGTCGCCGGGCCGCTGTTTCTCATCACGATCCTGTTCGTCATCGGCATCTCCGTCGGCGACACCCTCGGCCCCCTGCAAGTGTTGATCTACGTCATCCTGCCGTTTGGCAACCTGGCATTCATCGTCTACCTGAGCATGGTCACCGACTCGGTCAACCCCGGCCGAACGATCGACGAAGGCGACGTCGACGACCCGGGACCGTACCAGCAGGCTCTCGCCCGAACCGACGGTGGACTCCAAAACGACACCTCGCCAAATGTCGAGCGAATCCACATCTACAGGCGTCTCCGAGCGGTTCGAGAGCGACTGGGATCTCCCCTCGAGACGCTGCTCGACCGGCCGGCACGCTCGCTCCTGGTAACGGGACCGATCGCGCTCGGGTTGATCGCCTGGCGGCTCCCCGAGGCGACGACCAAGGCCGGAATCGACGCGGCCGTCATCGACGACGTCCTGGTCGTCGCCGGTCTCCTCGTGGGCACCACGTTCGCCGTCCTGTATGCGATTCATCGACGACGAATCGACGCCGTCGAAGCGGCCATCCCGGACTTCCTCGACCGACTCGCGAGCGTCAACGAGGCCGGGGTAGCGCTCGTTTCGGCGATCGGTCGCCTCCGCGACTCGGACCTCGGCGCACTCGACGTCGAACTCGAGCGCATTTGGGCGGACGTCCAGTGGGGGGCCGAGTTGGAGACGGCGCTCGTCCGGTTCGGCATCCGGGTTCGGACGCGGGCGGCCTCCCGCGTCGTAACGCTCCTGACGGAAGCGATGAACGCCAGCGGGAACCTCGCGACCGTGTTGCGAATCGCCGCCCGTCAGGCCGCGGCCGACCGACGGCTCAAGCGCGCCCGCCAACAGGCGATGCTCGAGTACATGGTCGTCGTCTACATCTCGTTTCTCGTCTTCCTGTTCATCATCGCCGTCCTGGCGGGCTACATGCTGCCGACGCTCCAGGCGGCCGCCGTCGAGGGCGGCAGCGAGTCGCTCGAATCGTCCCAGGTCGATGGGCTGTCGGGACTCGACAACGTCGACGCCGCGACGTACACGCTCCTGTTCTACCACGCGACGCTCATTCAGGGGGCGCTCTCGGGGCTGATCGCCGGGCAGCTAAGCACAGGAGACGTGAAAGCCGGGGTGAAACACGCCGTGGCGATGGTCGCGCTCTCGTTCGTGCTGTTTGCGGTCGTGATCTGA
- a CDS encoding class I SAM-dependent methyltransferase has product MDRRSEVRETYDRIATHFASTREYAWPEVEAFVDEYVGSADDPELGLDLGCGNCRHAEVLAERLQRVVGLDVSRGLLETGRDRALERGFSVDLVLVQGEAASLPLRSDIVDAAVYVATIHHLPTRRARVASLDELARVLDPQGIALVSAWSTAHDAFEETTGFDTTVEWTLPGGEAVDRFYHIYDPDEFEADLETSALETVSLEISSGNCYAVVQPRS; this is encoded by the coding sequence ATGGACAGACGGAGCGAGGTACGGGAGACATACGATCGGATCGCCACCCACTTCGCCTCTACGCGCGAGTACGCCTGGCCCGAGGTGGAGGCGTTCGTCGACGAGTACGTCGGCAGTGCAGACGACCCGGAACTCGGTCTCGACCTCGGCTGTGGCAACTGCCGCCACGCCGAAGTGCTCGCCGAACGGCTCCAGCGCGTCGTCGGCCTGGACGTTAGCCGCGGGTTACTCGAGACCGGTCGGGACCGTGCCCTGGAGCGTGGATTCTCGGTGGATCTCGTTCTCGTACAGGGGGAGGCCGCGTCCCTTCCGCTCCGAAGCGACATCGTGGACGCTGCCGTCTACGTCGCGACGATTCACCACCTGCCGACCAGGAGGGCGCGCGTGGCGAGCCTCGACGAACTCGCTCGGGTGCTCGACCCCCAGGGCATTGCCCTCGTAAGCGCCTGGAGCACCGCCCACGACGCCTTCGAGGAGACCACGGGCTTCGATACAACCGTCGAGTGGACGCTCCCCGGTGGCGAGGCAGTCGATCGCTTCTACCACATCTACGATCCCGACGAGTTCGAGGCCGATCTCGAGACGAGCGCGCTCGAAACCGTCTCTCTCGAGATCTCGAGCGGCAACTGCTACGCGGTGGTTCAGCCTCGTTCCTGA
- a CDS encoding transcriptional regulator, with amino-acid sequence MADLNPIAKRIHNVSPRPVRLTLDDGTEAVFEMDWVEFFQQEFKAEGSREDEPDVEYRFVSSADNESVLVGRRASREEGDEEGWSMVGRVLEAEAADE; translated from the coding sequence ATGGCCGATCTGAATCCCATCGCGAAGCGCATCCACAACGTCTCGCCCAGGCCGGTTCGGCTCACCCTCGATGACGGAACCGAGGCCGTGTTCGAGATGGACTGGGTGGAGTTCTTCCAGCAGGAGTTCAAAGCCGAAGGAAGCCGTGAGGACGAACCCGACGTCGAGTACCGGTTCGTCTCGAGCGCGGACAACGAGTCCGTCCTCGTCGGTCGCCGGGCGTCGAGGGAGGAGGGGGACGAGGAGGGCTGGTCGATGGTCGGACGCGTGCTCGAGGCCGAGGCGGCCGACGAGTAG